DNA from Gammaproteobacteria bacterium:
CACTATCCAGTTTCCAATTGAATTCGGGTATGGGTCTGCTCACATCCGTGGTCATTGCCTTTGCATTGATGGCCGACTTTTTATTCCTGCCACCTTTATTAATGAAACTCGAGGAGAAAACCAATGAACAAGCGGATACTGGCGCTGACACTATGGTTCGCAGCACTGCCTCTGCTTAACGCCCAGGCGCAGACGGCAGAGGAAAAAGGGCTGCAGATAGCCCAAGAAGCTGATGTTCGAGACACGGGCTGGAAAAGCCAGAGTTCCACCATGAAAATGATTCTACGCAACGCCGAAGGCCGGGAAAGTACTCGCGCCATACGCTCCAAAACTCTGGAAGTATCCGGCGATGGTGATAAGGCTCTGTCGATTTTTGATACACCACCGGACGTGAAAGGGACTGCGTTTTTAAGTTACACCCATGTACAAAAGGCGGATGAACAATGGCTGTATTTGCCCGCCTTAAAACGAGTAAAACGGATTTCCTCCAACAACAAATCCGGGCCCTTTATGGGAAGTGAGTTTGCCTATGAAGATATCTCTTCCCAGGAAGTGGGAAAATATACTTATAAGTGGCTGCGCGACGAGAAAATTGAGAACCGGGATTGCTTTGTGGTGGAACGGGTACCCACCTATAAACACTCCGGATATACCCGTCTGATTACTTGGATGGACAAACAAACTTACCGTCCTCTGAAAATCGATTTCTATGACCGAAAAAACGAGCTGATGAAAACCCTGACACAACACGAATTCAAACAATACCTGGACAAGTACTGGCGTCCGTCGCGGATGGAAATGAAAAATCATGTCACCAACAAAAGCACGACGCTGCTTTGGGAAAACTTTCAATTCGGGATCAATCTGAGTGATAAGGATTTCGATCGAAATGCACTTAAAAGAATCCGATAATTCAATACACCATGTTCAGACCCATACTTATAAGTCTTTTACTCCTGTTTCCACTGACTGCCCTGAGTGACGGTCGGTGGTCTGGAAATGTGGAAACTCAATTTCGATACTTTCAACACCCCGGACTCTATGCGGAACAACAGCAAAGCTATGCGTCTATTGCCGTGGAGCCGCAATACACACAGCAATGGGACAATGGCAAGTACAGCTTTGGCTTTACCCCCTTTGTACGCTACGACCGACATGACGAAGAACGCAGTCACGCGGATGTTCGTGAACTGACCTGGTTGGGTGTGTATGCCGACTGGGAGTTACGCGTAGGCATACGCAAAGTGTTCTGGGGAGTGACTGAATCACAACACCTGGTGGATGTCATCAATCAGACTGACTTCCTGGAAAATCCCGACGGTGAGGACAAACTGGGACAGCCCATGATCAACGCCTCTTTCGTCAGTGATCTGGGCATTGTGGATGTGTATGTGCTCACCGGGTTTCGGCAACGCACCTTTGCCGCAAAAGACGGTCGACCTAGAACCCCTGTCGTGGTGGATACCAGCGGGAGCACTTATGAATCTTCGCAAGAAGACCGGCATGTGGATTATGCCGTGCGCTGGCATCATTCCGTGGATGTTTGGGACATTGGTCTGAGTCAATTTTACGGGACCAATCGTGAACCGACGCTAACCCCGGGACTGAACCCGCAGGGAGAACCGGTGCTTATCCCCCATTATGCACTCATGTCACAAACCGGCATGGACGTTCAAGCCACCATGGATAACTGGTTGCTGAAACT
Protein-coding regions in this window:
- a CDS encoding outer membrane lipoprotein-sorting protein; its protein translation is MNKRILALTLWFAALPLLNAQAQTAEEKGLQIAQEADVRDTGWKSQSSTMKMILRNAEGRESTRAIRSKTLEVSGDGDKALSIFDTPPDVKGTAFLSYTHVQKADEQWLYLPALKRVKRISSNNKSGPFMGSEFAYEDISSQEVGKYTYKWLRDEKIENRDCFVVERVPTYKHSGYTRLITWMDKQTYRPLKIDFYDRKNELMKTLTQHEFKQYLDKYWRPSRMEMKNHVTNKSTTLLWENFQFGINLSDKDFDRNALKRIR